In a genomic window of Ranitomeya imitator isolate aRanImi1 chromosome 5, aRanImi1.pri, whole genome shotgun sequence:
- the LOC138637776 gene encoding uncharacterized protein, which yields MSDHVYLSTTQRVLLHWVLSRHFGQPYPVNVDPQRRGRRLWVHPLLTQRQSKGHFQRLYSALRSHPAKFYLYSRMTIRTFDMLLEILRPGLTYQDTRMRKAISAEERLLLTLRFLATGLSYAGLHLEFLIGRSTISGIVRKTCFQIWEKLHDVVMPEPKQEDWLKIASGFKDSCDFPNCIGAVDGKHIRVRKPPNSGSQFYNYKQFFSVVLLAVADSNYRFIIVDIGAYGRTGDCRVFNASIMGRRLRENQLNLPPPQQLPGSNVEEVPFVLVGDEAFQLTRHVMRPYPRRNLDHRRRVFNLRLSRARRLVECAFGILVAKWRVLQSAIQLGEATINEVIKACVILHNFTRIHDCSSPNIDVNLMSNVILPTPYVPPPRRPISGLKVRVVFTNYFMSPQGATPWQEYAI from the exons atgtctgaccatgtgtatttaagcacaactcagcgggtgttacttcactgggtgttgtcacgtcactttggacagccatatccggtcaatgttgatccgcaaAGGAggggacgaagattgtgggtgcatcctctattgacccaacgccagagtaaaggacattttcagaggctatattcagctttgaggtcacatcctgccaagttttacctgtatagtcgcatgaccatcaggacttttgatatgttgttggagatcttacgtcctgggctcacctatcaggacacaaggatgagaaaagccatctctgctgaggagcgtctgctcctaaccttacg cttcctggccacaggcttgtcctatgcgggactaCACTTGGAGTTCCTTATTGGGCGTtctacaatttcaggcattgttcgtaAAACCTGTTTCCAAATATGGGAGAAGCTTCATGATGtggttatgcctgagcccaaacaggaggattggctaaaAATCGCCAGTGGATTCAAGGactcttgtgacttccctaactgcattggagctgtggatgggaaacatattagggtgcgtaagccgccgaactctggttcccaattctacaattataagcagtttttctctgtagttctgttagctgttgctgacagtaactacaggtttataattgtagacattggggcctatgggcgaactggagactgtagggtcttcaatgcgtccataatgggtcggcggctacgtgagaaccagctaaacctcccaccaccacaacaactcccaggatcCAATGTGGAagaagtgccttttgttttggttggagatgaggctttccaacttacgaggcatgtcatgaggccttatcccaggcgcaacctggaccaccggcggagggtctttaatctgagactttccagggcgcggagactggtggaatgtgcctttgggattcttgttgccaaatggcgtgttcttcagtctgccattcagctaggtgaggctacaatcaatgaagttatcaaagcctgtgttattttacataattttacacgcatacatgattgttcctcacccAATATTGATGTTAACCTCATGAGCAATGTTATtctgcctaccccatatgtccctcctccgcgtcgtcccatttctggcctcaaagttcgggttgttttcaccaattattttatgagtcctcaaggtgctactccctggcaagaatatGCAATTTAG